Within the Tessaracoccus flavescens genome, the region CCCTGGCGCGGTGCATCGAAAGGTCATCCATGCGCCGAACGTCTCCCACGCGCCGACAGCGGGTGCCAAGATGGATGAATGAGCGATCACGTAGAGGTGCACAACTACACATCCCAGGACGCGCAGCCGACCCTCGCCATCTTTCTCGAGGCCGTGACGAAGACCGCCGCGCCGCACTACACGCCCGAGCAGATCGGCGCCTGGGCCGCTCCCCGTGAGCGCGACCTCGTGACCTGGCATCAGCGGCGCAGCAGTCGGGCGACCCTTGTGGCCACCGTCGATGACGAGGCGGCGGGTTTCTCCGATGTCGACATCGAGGGGTTCATCGACATGCTCTTCGTCGCCCCGCGCTTCGGCCGACGCGGCATCGCGACCCGCCTGCTCCGCGAGGTCGAGTCACGGGCACGTGAGGTGGGTGCCCAGACCCTCTCGGTCGACGCGAGCGTCGTCGCCCGCCCGCTGCTGGAGCGGCTCGGCTTCAGCGTCGAGGCGGAGCAGCAGCCAGAGCTGCGAGGGGTGAGGCTGGTGAACTACCGGATGGTCAAACGCCTGGGCTGACTCAGAGGATGCCGATCTGGAACAGGCCGACGATGCCGACCAGCGCGCTGAGGCAGAGCCCGAGCAGCAGGTAGCCTGCCCACTTCCGCTTAGCCCACCATGCCGTCAGGACGGGCAGGACGACTCCGCCCGCCACCAGCGCGATCGAGACGGGAACCATCCAGCCAGGGGTGTCGACCGGTTGCAGATCTGTCCCCGCATTCGACGCGGCGGGCACCGTCAAGCCGACCAGGCCGGTGAAGAGCCCGGCCGAGGCGAGCAGGGCCGCGGCCAGCCCCATCACGAGTGCGCCGGGCCACGTCGCCCACCAGATCCGTCGCGGTCGTGCCATGGCCCCGAGTCTAGAGGGGTCGCTCCAGCCGTTTGCGAGGCGCCGACCTGGGCTCGGCTATGGGTCGCCGCCCCCTTCGGCCGGCCTCTCCCGCCGGTCAGCGGTCCTTGTGCTTGAGCTTGTCGAGCCGTTCGTACATCTCGTCGACCAGCGCCTTGAACCGCGCCTCCACCTCGCGACGGCGGACCTTCAGCGTCGGCGTGAGGAGCCCGTTGTCCATCGTGAACTCCTCGTCGACGACCTTCGTGTCCTTTGGCCGCTCCTGCGTTGGCAGCTTGGCCGTGATCTCCTCGACCCGCTTCTTGAGCTCGTCAAGGAGTTCGCTGGACTTCAGCCAGTCCTGCAGTTCGCCCTGCCACTGGCCGGCCTTCGCGAGCGCCTCCACGTGGGTGAGCGACGGCTTGACCAGCAGGGTGACGAACGGCCGGTTGTCGCCGAGCAGGACGGCGTGTTCGAACAGTGGGTCGGCGAGGATCAGGCCCTCGATCGGCTGCGGGGCGACGTTCTTGCCTCCGAGCGTGACGATGATGTCCTTGAGCCGGTCGGTGATCGTCAGGAAGCCGTCGGTGTCGATGTAGCCGACGTCACCGGTGTGCAGCCAGCCGTCGACGATGGTGTCCCGGGTCGCCTCCTCGTTGTTCCAGTACCCGAGCATCACGTTGGGGCCCTTGTAGAGGATCTCGCCCAGCTCGGCGATCCTCAGCTCGCCGCCGGCGAGGACCTTTCCGACGGTGCCCTCCTTGAAGTCGGTCGGTGCGTTGAACGAGACGAGCGGGGAGGCCTCGGTCAGCCCGTAACCCTGCATCACCGGCATGCCCACCGAACCGAAGAACTCCTCGATCTCCACCCGCAGCGGGGCGCCGCCGCAGGCGAGGACGGTCTTCGGCCCGCCCATGGCGTCACGCACGGCCTTGAGCACCAGCTTGTCCGCGAGCTTCAGCTGGCTGCGCAGCCACAGGCTGGGGGTGCGGCCCGCGCGGTGTGCGTACTGGTTGTGCCTGCCGACCTTGAGCGCCCAGGCGAAGATCTTGCGCTTGACCGGGGAGCCTGCGGCCTTGGAGTGCGCCGTCGTGTAGACGGTCTCGTACAGCTTCGGGACGCTGACCATCATGGTGGGCTGCGCGAGCACCATCTGCTCCGCGACGGTGCGCGCGTTGGCGACATAGGTGTTCATGCAGCCATGGGTCAGGACGACGACCGTCCAGGCACGCTCGAGCGCGTGCGAGAGGGGCAGGAAGCACAGCGAGTGGTCCTCGGGCGTGAGGTCGAAGAACTCGTCGAGGGCGTCGGCCTGCGCGATCAGGGCCTTGTGCTGGATCATCACGCCCTTGGGGTTCCCGGTCGTGCCGGAGGTGTAGATGATCGACGCCAGGTCGTCGCCGTCCGCCTCGGCCAGGCGGGCATCGATGGCGGCGAGGTCGGGTTCGGCCATGAAGTCGGTGTAGGAGACGACGTCGTCGGGCATGCCCTCATACGGGTGCACGACGACGACCCTGCGCAGGTCGGGAAGCTCGGCGGCGAGCACGCGCTCGGCCTCGCTCCTGCCTCCCACGAACATCACGGTCAGTCCCGAGTCGCGGCCGATATGTTCGATCTGCTCGGTCGTCGACGTGGCGTACAGGGGGACGGGGACGGCGCGGGCGGTGAGCGCTCCGAAGTCGATCTCCGACCACTCGGGGCTGTTGTTCAGGAAGATGCCGACCCGACTGCCGGCCTCGACACCCGCGTCGAGGAGGCCCTGCGCGACCTGGAGGATCTTGGCGCCGAACTGCGAGTAGGTCTGCACCGCCCAGTCGTCACCGGTGCGGATGCGCGTGGCCGGGCGCATCGGGTGTTCGGCGATGACCGAACGGAGCCTGGTGATGATGTGGTCGGACAAAGCGGCCTCCTGGGTCGTGTGCACGGCGTGCCCCAAGGGTACTGGCGCAACCCAGCCTCACGGGCGGTTCCACCCGTACCGGCGAGGTGGTCTCGCCGCCCATCGGCGGCTACAGTTGGTCGCACCCCTAGTAGGAGGTCCCGAGTGACTGACTGAGCCTGGCACGCCCCGTTGGCGTGCCGTCGTGAACAGACCGCATCCCAGCGACCCTCCAGGACTCACTCATGGCTCATTCCTCCCCTGCCGTCGTCGTTGACGGCCTCTCCTACCACCTCACCGATGGCACCGTCATCCTCGACGGTGTCAGCGCAACATTCCCCGTTGGCATGACCGGCCTCATCGGCCCCAACGGCTCCGGCAAGTCGACCTTGCTGCGGCTCATCTCAGGCGAGCTCGAACCGACCGCCGGGCAGGTGCGGGTCTCCGGAAGCGTCCACATGGTGCACCAGAGACTCTCCACCGCCGGCACCGTCGCCGACCTGCTCGGCATCGCCCCCGCGCGGCGCGCCCTCGCCGCGATCGAGGCGGGATCGGTCGACCAGGCCGACTTCGACGCCGTCGGCGACGACTGGGACGTCGACGCGCGCGCGGTGGCGGAACTGGCCGCCCTCGGGCTCGACGCCGACCCCTGCTTCCTCGACCGGGATGCCTCGACCCTCTCCGGGGGTGAGGCCACACGGATCGCGCTCGCCGGGGCCCGTCTGGCCCGCTCTGAGATCACCCTGCTGGACGAGCCGACCAACAACCTCGACACCCACATGAGGCGCTGGCTCTATGACGCACTCGACGGCTGGGACGGCGCGTTGATCGTGGTCAGCCACGACCGCGACCTCCTCGAGCGGGTCGACGCGCTCGTCGATCTCGACCCCCGCGGCACGGTCAGCTTCGGCGGCACGTTCAGTCAGTACCGCGGGCACAGGGCGACACTCCAGTCGGCGGCCGAGCGACGGCTCCGCGACGCCGACGCCGAGCTCGACCGGGCAAAGCGTCAGGCGCAGGCCGAGTTGCAGCGACAGGCACAGCGCGACCGGTCGGCGCGCAAGGAGCGGGCCCTCGGCAACGTGTCGAAGGGTGCGGTCGACTTCTACCAGAACCGCTCCGAGAAGAAGGCGGGCTCGAAGTCGCAGCTGCACGGCCAGGCCATTGCCGAGGCCGGGGAGGCGAGGGCCGAGGCGGACGCGGCCGCCCGGACGGCCGACACCATCCGGATCGCCCTTCCCGACACGACGGTTCCGGCAGGCAAGGGCGTGCTCCGCCTCGAGCTGGGCGGAATGCGTCTGGACGTGGTCGGGCCGGAGCGGATCCGCCTGACCGGCCACAACGGGACGGGCAAGTCGACACTCCTTGCCCGGATCCTCGGCGCGGGGAGCGAGCCGTGGCGCGACGCCGTCCTCGGCGACGTCAGCCTAGACCTTCCGCCGAGCGTTCCCACGGGCCTGCTCGCCCAACGCCTCGACGAGTTGGACGGATTCGGCAGCGCGATCGAGGCCGTGCGCGACGCCGCCCCACAACGCACCCCCCACGATGCCCGCGCGCTGCTCGCCCGCTTCCTGATCCGTGGCGACCGCGCCGACCAGTCGCCCCTGACGATGTCGGGCGGCGAGCGCTTCCGGGTCGCACTGGCCAGGACGCTGTTCGCCGACCCCGCGCCCCAGTTCCTCGTCCTCGACGAACCGACCAACAACCTCGACCTCGCCTCGGTCGAGCAACTCGTCGAAGCCCTGGACGACTACCGCGGAGCCCTGCTCATCGTCACCCACGACGAGCACCTCGCCGCCGACCTTAGGGTCACCAGACGGTGGCACCTGAGCCGCGGCGGCGCGACGCTCAGCGTCGAGGACGAGACCGTCTGATCAGCCGCGCGCCTCGTCCTCGGCGATCACACGGCGCATGCCCTCGATGGCCACGGGGATCAGGTTCTCGACCTTCGAGGCCTCCTTCTCCTCGTCGGTCATCGGAGCGAAGTCGTGGTGACCCATCACCATCATCACGCCGCCAGCGCGCACGCGGCGCACGGACGCGACGAGGAACAGGGCCGCGCACTCCATCTCGGAGACGAGGCAGCCTCCCTTGACCCAGGCGTCCCAGCGCTCGCGCAGCCGGGGGCCCACGGGCATCGAGTCGGGGTCGTGCTGCCCATAGAAGGAGTCCTTCGACTGCGAGACACCGATGTGGTAGCGCTTGCCGAGGTCCTTCGAGGCGGCGACGAGGCCGTTGATCAGGTCCTGGTCGGCGACCGCCGGGTACTCCATCGGGAGGTAATGCAGGCCGGTGCCCTCGTCGCGGATAGACGCGTTGATGACGGCGATGTCGCCGGGCTGGGTCTCGGGCTGCATGGCGCCCGAGGTGCCGACGCGCATGAAGGTGTCGGCTCCGACGTGGATCAATTCCTCGACGGCGATCGCGGCGCTCGGGCCGCCCATGCCGGTGGAGGTGACGGCGACGGGCACGCCGTCCAGCTCGCCCGCCCAGGTGGTGTGCTCGCGGTGGGAGGCCACGAACCGGGGGTTGTCGAAGTGCTGCGCGATGACCTCGCAGCGGCCCGGATCACCAGGCAGGAAGACGTAGCGACCGATGTCACCCTGCTTCAGGTGGATGTGGTACTCGTAGCCCTCTGAATAGGCCATGACTGCTCCTTCTCACGGAATGGGACCTCCTACGCTAACGCGGATCGCTACCCGCGTGGGACCACCCGGGTCTAGAGTTGTCCTGCTGACAGGAGGAACCGATGTCTGGACGCTGGGTGCGAGGCGCCGTGACGGCGCTTGCCGCGGCCTGTCTGGCACTGGCGGCGCTCCCGTCCTCTGCAGACGATGTCGAACCGGTGCGACGTGTGTCGTGCCCCACCGTCGAGGCGGTCAGCGCCACCTCCGGATACGAGCTCGACTCCCTCTCGTCGTCGGTCGGCTCCTGCTGGTACGGCTCACCCGTGAAGGGTCCTCGACACCGCATCGAGTTCACCTACACCAAGGATGCCGCCCTGAGCGATGCCAGGGCGCGGGTGGCCTCGTGGTCATCCCCCTCGCTCAAGGTCACCGAGGCGCCTGCCCTCGGCGAAGGCGCATTCGCTTGGTCCGACGGCTCGGGCAGCAACCTCTACTGGGAGGTCAGCCCCGGTGCCGTCGCAACGCTCAGCGGGGTCGGCGACGAAGCGACCGCAGCGAAGGTCGCGACCCTCTTCGCCCCGCAGATGCAGGTCTACACGATCCCAGGGGAACACTCCGTCGCCGGCCGCAAGTGGCGCACCACCTGCGAGAACTACTCGGCGACCGCACGCTGCCGCACCGAGATCTGGGCGTCGGTCATCGTCCCGAACGGAGACGGCTTCTCCACGAACCAGGGCTGGCAGTTCAACTCGCCGACCTACCGCTGGTCCGATCGTGAGATGTGGGGCACCAACCCGCTTGCCAACTCCGGAACCTGGACCGACTCGACGGGACGGCACTGGCGCACCGAGTGCGACACCGCTTCCACCGGGCGCGGCGCCTGCCGCAGCTGGTTCTTCGGCCCGACCCTCGACGCCTCCGCGTCCACCCCGACGGTGCGGCAGGCCTGGGTGTTCAACAACCAGGTGCTGTTCTCCTGACCTTCCCCGTGTTTGCGACGCCCCTCCCTGTTGCGACGCCGACCTGATGCCGACACCGTCAGCCGAAGCCCCATCCGAATCCCCGGAGCCGATCCAGTGCGATACGCCGACCCGCCCCATGCCCGGCCTACCTGGTGACCAGTGACTACGGGGGAGTACGCACTGCCTGGTCCTCGCGGCGATCGGCCCGTCGTGAGGTCCCGCCCGACCCAGCCGCGCCGGGCGATGTCGTGGGCGACCCCCAAGCCCGCCCACGACATCGGTCACTGGTCCCAGCGCATCGGCCGGCGAGACGAACAGTCCGGTTGACGGCCGGGCCACTCGCCGCCGAAGGACCGGTTGCATGGGCATCGCTGCGCGGTGTTGGGGTTTCGCAGCACCCGGAAGCGGCGTGGCGTGTGGCGATCCGTGTAGTCGAGCGTTGCGCCGGTGAGCACCTCGAGCGCCGGCTGGCTCACGAACAGTTCGGCGCCCGGGCACCCGAAGGCGGCGTCGCCCTCGACCCCCTTCGAGTCGGCGAACTCGTAGCTGAGTTCGCAGCAGCCCCGCCCGTCGAGCCACACCCGAACCGCGCCCCCGAGGCCGACGATCTTGTCGATCGCCTCACGCGTGACGACGAAGGGCGGAAAGACCGTGTCGTTGTCCATGACTAGAGGCTCCCAGGCTCCACCGACAATTCGTGGGATCGGCTTCCGCGCGAGGCTCACGCCTGCTTAGATGGGTATCTAAGGATGACGGACGGACATCGACTCGAAGGTCACCCTGCTCAAGACCATCGCCGACGCGACCCGACTCAGGATCCTCGGCCTGCTCACTGAGCGCCCGCGCACAGGCGGCGAGCTCGCGACCGAACTCGGCCTGAGCGCGCCGACGATCAGCCACCACCTGCACCGCCTCCGCGACGTCGGCATCGTCGACTCCGCCGACGACGCACAGCGCCGTATCTTGTCGCTCAACCGGACCCTGCTCGACGACGTTCGCGCGGTTCCCGCCCCGGAAGGCCCAGACGACCCGGATCACAAGCGGACGCTTCGCATCTTCTCCGACGGTGACCGCCTCCGCTCGATCCCCGCCAAGCGCAAGGCAAGGGTCAGCATCCTGCTCGAACTGCTGCGCCGCTTCGAGCCGGGCCGTCGCTACCCCGAACGCGAGGTCAACGACATCCTCCGCAGCGCCCACGACGACGTGGCCACGCTGCGTCGCGAGCTGATTGACTACCGCTACCTCCGTCGCGAAGGCGCCGTGTACTGGGTCAACGAACGCCAGCCGGCCCGCGACGCGAACGAGGCGCAGGAGGTTCCGGAGGGCGAGGCCGCCTGGCTGCGCGCGCTGCTGCGCTCCTGAGCCGGCGCGCCGGTCCGTGACAGCGCGGCGGGCGGCACAGCACGCAGGAGCCGAGGTGAGACGCCCTTCCCGTCTGCAAGACTCGTCCCAGATGAGTCTGTGAGGGGGCGCCATGTCCGTGATCATCGGGACGCTGACCAACGTCGCGCTGCTGATGTACCTGTCCCGTCGCCTCCTCGGGGTACCCGTCGGCTGGGGCCGCACCCTGGTCGTCGCCGCGCTGCAGAACATGGTCGGCTGGTACGCCGCCGAACAGGTGCTGGGAACCCTGGGGGTGACGGCGGACACCCCGACCCTTCCGGTCCTGCTGGTGGTCGTGGTGCTCGGTGGCTGCATCATCGCCTTCGACCTCATCGTGCTGACGGTGCTCGAGGCGATCATCCCGACCTGGAGCGTTCCGACCCTGACCAGCGTCGTGACCGGGTTCCCCTCCGCCGTGCGTAGGCTGCGTCGCTACGTCGTCATCTGGTGGATCCTGCTGAAGAACGGGCTGACCGCCTACATCGGCCCCGCCCCGAAGCGCGACCTCGACTCACCGCGGGTCGCGCGCTCACTGCGCAAGGCCCTCACCGAGGCCGGGGTCACCTTCGTCAAGTTCGGCCAGATGCTGTCGACGCGCGCCGACCTGCTGCCCGCGTCCTACGTCCGTGAGCTGTCCAAGCTGCACTCCGACGTCGAGGCCGAGCCGTGGAAGGACGTCTCGCCGGTGCTCACCGAGGCCCTGCCCCGTCCGAGCGACGAGGTCTTCAAGGAACTCGACGAGACGCCGATGGCGGCGGCCTCGGTCGCGCAGATCCACGGCGCGACGCTGCTCGACGGGACGCCGGTGGTGGTGAAACTGCAGCGGCCACAGGCGCGTCGCCAGGTCACCGCCGATCTCGACATCCTCCGCCGCCTCGCGGTCCGGCTCGAGAAGCGCACGAGGTGGGGGCGCCACCTCGGCGTCGTCGCGTTGGCCGACGGGTTCGCCGACTCGCTGCACGAGGAACTCGACTACACCGTCGAGGTCGGCAACATGCGCTCGGTCGCCGCCGCGTCGGATCTGCTCGTGCCCACCCCCTACCCGGAGCTGTCCTCCGAGCGCGTGATCGTCATGCAGCGGATCGCCGGCCGTCCCCTCTCCTCCGCGGCCGAACAGCTCGCCGCCCTGAGCGACGAGCAAAGGGCAGAGCTGGCCGACCGGCTGCTCAGCGGCGTGCTCCGCCAGATCTTCGTGCACGGCGTCTTCCATGCCGACCTGCATCCCGGCAACGTCATCCTCACCGACGACGGCGACCTGGCCCTGCTCGACTTCGGCTCCGTCGGCAGGCTGGATCGCCCCACCAGATCGGCGCTCACGATGCTGCTCTACGCCGTGGAGCGGCAGGACTCGATCGCCGCCACCGACGCGCTGCTGGACCTGATGGACCGGCCGTCCGGGCTCGACGACCGCGAGCTCGAGCGGGAGGTCGGCAAGCTGATGCTGCGCTTCGGGGACGGCTTCGCCCCCGGCGGCGCGGGCACCATGTTCGCCGAGCTCCTCAACGTGGTGGTCCGCTTCGGGTTCCGGGTGCCGCCCCAGCTCGCGGGCGTCTTCC harbors:
- a CDS encoding DUF2087 domain-containing protein — its product is MSLNRTLLDDVRAVPAPEGPDDPDHKRTLRIFSDGDRLRSIPAKRKARVSILLELLRRFEPGRRYPEREVNDILRSAHDDVATLRRELIDYRYLRREGAVYWVNERQPARDANEAQEVPEGEAAWLRALLRS
- a CDS encoding ABC-F family ATP-binding cassette domain-containing protein, which produces MAHSSPAVVVDGLSYHLTDGTVILDGVSATFPVGMTGLIGPNGSGKSTLLRLISGELEPTAGQVRVSGSVHMVHQRLSTAGTVADLLGIAPARRALAAIEAGSVDQADFDAVGDDWDVDARAVAELAALGLDADPCFLDRDASTLSGGEATRIALAGARLARSEITLLDEPTNNLDTHMRRWLYDALDGWDGALIVVSHDRDLLERVDALVDLDPRGTVSFGGTFSQYRGHRATLQSAAERRLRDADAELDRAKRQAQAELQRQAQRDRSARKERALGNVSKGAVDFYQNRSEKKAGSKSQLHGQAIAEAGEARAEADAAARTADTIRIALPDTTVPAGKGVLRLELGGMRLDVVGPERIRLTGHNGTGKSTLLARILGAGSEPWRDAVLGDVSLDLPPSVPTGLLAQRLDELDGFGSAIEAVRDAAPQRTPHDARALLARFLIRGDRADQSPLTMSGGERFRVALARTLFADPAPQFLVLDEPTNNLDLASVEQLVEALDDYRGALLIVTHDEHLAADLRVTRRWHLSRGGATLSVEDETV
- the udp gene encoding uridine phosphorylase, with the translated sequence MAYSEGYEYHIHLKQGDIGRYVFLPGDPGRCEVIAQHFDNPRFVASHREHTTWAGELDGVPVAVTSTGMGGPSAAIAVEELIHVGADTFMRVGTSGAMQPETQPGDIAVINASIRDEGTGLHYLPMEYPAVADQDLINGLVAASKDLGKRYHIGVSQSKDSFYGQHDPDSMPVGPRLRERWDAWVKGGCLVSEMECAALFLVASVRRVRAGGVMMVMGHHDFAPMTDEEKEASKVENLIPVAIEGMRRVIAEDEARG
- a CDS encoding AMP-dependent synthetase/ligase, with the translated sequence MSDHIITRLRSVIAEHPMRPATRIRTGDDWAVQTYSQFGAKILQVAQGLLDAGVEAGSRVGIFLNNSPEWSEIDFGALTARAVPVPLYATSTTEQIEHIGRDSGLTVMFVGGRSEAERVLAAELPDLRRVVVVHPYEGMPDDVVSYTDFMAEPDLAAIDARLAEADGDDLASIIYTSGTTGNPKGVMIQHKALIAQADALDEFFDLTPEDHSLCFLPLSHALERAWTVVVLTHGCMNTYVANARTVAEQMVLAQPTMMVSVPKLYETVYTTAHSKAAGSPVKRKIFAWALKVGRHNQYAHRAGRTPSLWLRSQLKLADKLVLKAVRDAMGGPKTVLACGGAPLRVEIEEFFGSVGMPVMQGYGLTEASPLVSFNAPTDFKEGTVGKVLAGGELRIAELGEILYKGPNVMLGYWNNEEATRDTIVDGWLHTGDVGYIDTDGFLTITDRLKDIIVTLGGKNVAPQPIEGLILADPLFEHAVLLGDNRPFVTLLVKPSLTHVEALAKAGQWQGELQDWLKSSELLDELKKRVEEITAKLPTQERPKDTKVVDEEFTMDNGLLTPTLKVRRREVEARFKALVDEMYERLDKLKHKDR
- a CDS encoding ABC1 kinase family protein, translating into MSVIIGTLTNVALLMYLSRRLLGVPVGWGRTLVVAALQNMVGWYAAEQVLGTLGVTADTPTLPVLLVVVVLGGCIIAFDLIVLTVLEAIIPTWSVPTLTSVVTGFPSAVRRLRRYVVIWWILLKNGLTAYIGPAPKRDLDSPRVARSLRKALTEAGVTFVKFGQMLSTRADLLPASYVRELSKLHSDVEAEPWKDVSPVLTEALPRPSDEVFKELDETPMAAASVAQIHGATLLDGTPVVVKLQRPQARRQVTADLDILRRLAVRLEKRTRWGRHLGVVALADGFADSLHEELDYTVEVGNMRSVAAASDLLVPTPYPELSSERVIVMQRIAGRPLSSAAEQLAALSDEQRAELADRLLSGVLRQIFVHGVFHADLHPGNVILTDDGDLALLDFGSVGRLDRPTRSALTMLLYAVERQDSIAATDALLDLMDRPSGLDDRELEREVGKLMLRFGDGFAPGGAGTMFAELLNVVVRFGFRVPPQLAGVFRTLGTLDGTLQLIDPDVDLIGIARDRGSELAQSLLGRDAIREQAEHQLATLMPMLSRLPRRLSRITEQLEDGTLSVNIRPLGDASDRSWIARVGSQLNLSLLGCALLFGGLFLLTRAAGPMLLPTVPLWPILGAALLFVAFILAARVLAGVFIADRE
- a CDS encoding HesB/IscA family protein, giving the protein MDNDTVFPPFVVTREAIDKIVGLGGAVRVWLDGRGCCELSYEFADSKGVEGDAAFGCPGAELFVSQPALEVLTGATLDYTDRHTPRRFRVLRNPNTAQRCPCNRSFGGEWPGRQPDCSSRRPMRWDQ
- a CDS encoding GNAT family N-acetyltransferase, which encodes MSDHVEVHNYTSQDAQPTLAIFLEAVTKTAAPHYTPEQIGAWAAPRERDLVTWHQRRSSRATLVATVDDEAAGFSDVDIEGFIDMLFVAPRFGRRGIATRLLREVESRAREVGAQTLSVDASVVARPLLERLGFSVEAEQQPELRGVRLVNYRMVKRLG